In Pseudomonas fluorescens, one genomic interval encodes:
- the glmM gene encoding phosphoglucosamine mutase, which yields MSKKYFGTDGIRGRVGEYPITPDFMLKLGWAAGMAFRKMGACKVLVGKDTRISGYMFESALEAGLTSAGADVMLLGPMPTPAIAYLARTFQAEAGIVISASHNPHDDNGIKFFSGKGTKLPDELELMIEELLDTPMTVVESSKIGKVSRINDASGRYIEFCKSSVPTGTSFSGLKIVIDCAHGATYKVAPSVFRELGAEVVVLSAQPNGLNINDNCGSTHMGQLQAAVLAEHADLGIAFDGDGDRVLMVDHTGAIVDGDELLFIIARDLHGRGKLQGGVVGTLMSNLGLELALAELSIPFIRANVGDRYVIAELLERDWLVGGENSGHIVCFNHTTTGDAIIAALQVLMALKARNEGLAQTRQALRKCPQVLINVRFGGGESPLEHPAVKEASARVTQAMAGRGRVLLRKSGTEPLVRVMVEGEDETQVRSYAEELAKLVSEVSA from the coding sequence ATGAGCAAGAAATACTTTGGTACTGACGGTATTCGTGGTCGTGTCGGTGAATATCCGATCACTCCTGACTTCATGCTTAAGCTCGGCTGGGCGGCGGGTATGGCCTTTCGCAAGATGGGCGCCTGCAAGGTGCTGGTAGGCAAGGACACGCGCATCTCTGGCTACATGTTCGAATCGGCACTTGAAGCAGGCCTGACCTCGGCTGGTGCGGACGTGATGCTGCTCGGTCCGATGCCGACGCCTGCCATTGCTTATCTGGCGCGCACGTTCCAGGCTGAAGCCGGGATCGTGATCAGTGCTTCGCACAATCCGCATGACGATAACGGCATCAAGTTTTTCTCCGGCAAGGGCACAAAGCTGCCTGATGAGCTGGAGCTGATGATCGAAGAGCTGCTCGATACCCCAATGACTGTGGTTGAGTCGAGCAAGATCGGCAAGGTGTCGCGCATCAATGACGCCTCCGGCCGCTACATCGAATTCTGCAAAAGCAGTGTGCCGACCGGTACCAGTTTTTCCGGTTTGAAGATCGTGATCGATTGTGCGCACGGTGCGACCTACAAGGTTGCTCCGAGTGTGTTCCGTGAGCTGGGTGCTGAAGTGGTCGTGCTGTCGGCGCAGCCCAACGGTCTGAACATCAATGACAATTGCGGCTCGACCCATATGGGTCAGCTGCAGGCCGCGGTTCTGGCCGAGCACGCTGATCTGGGCATCGCCTTTGATGGTGACGGTGATCGGGTGTTGATGGTTGATCACACTGGCGCCATCGTTGATGGTGATGAGTTGCTGTTCATCATTGCGCGCGATCTGCACGGGCGGGGCAAATTGCAGGGCGGCGTAGTCGGTACGCTGATGAGCAACCTGGGTCTTGAACTCGCGCTGGCAGAGCTCTCGATTCCATTCATTCGTGCCAATGTCGGTGACCGTTATGTGATCGCCGAACTGCTGGAGCGCGACTGGCTGGTAGGCGGTGAAAACTCGGGGCATATCGTCTGCTTCAATCACACCACCACCGGTGATGCGATCATTGCTGCGCTCCAGGTGCTGATGGCACTGAAGGCCCGTAATGAAGGTCTTGCGCAAACGCGTCAGGCCTTGCGCAAGTGTCCTCAGGTGCTGATCAATGTGCGTTTTGGTGGCGGTGAAAGTCCGCTTGAGCATCCGGCGGTCAAGGAAGCCAGTGCGCGTGTCACCCAGGCAATGGCGGGGCGTGGCCGGGTACTTCTGCGCAAGTCCGGTACAGAGCCTTTGGTGCGCGTGATGGTCGAAGGTGAGGATGAAACTCAGGTTCGCAGCTACGCCGAAGAACTGGCAAAACTGGTAAGTGAAGTTTCTGCCTGA
- the tpiA gene encoding triose-phosphate isomerase, producing the protein MRRPMVAGNWKMHGTRASVAELINGLRHLALPSGVDVAVFPPCLHINQVIDGLKGKSISVGAQNSAVESMQGALTGEIAPSQLVDAGCSLVLVGHSERRQIMGERDGMLNRKFAAAQACGLIPVLCVGETLEQREAGKTLEVVGRQLGSIIEELGVGAFAKAVIAYEPVWAIGTGLTATPQQAQDVHKAIREQLAAENSEVARGVRLLYGGSVKAANAVELFGMPDIDGGLIGGASLNADEFGAICRAAGN; encoded by the coding sequence ATGCGTCGCCCTATGGTAGCTGGTAACTGGAAGATGCACGGTACCCGCGCCAGCGTCGCTGAGCTGATCAACGGCCTTCGTCATCTGGCCTTGCCAAGCGGTGTTGATGTCGCGGTATTCCCGCCTTGCTTGCATATCAATCAAGTGATTGATGGCTTGAAAGGAAAATCGATTTCGGTCGGTGCGCAGAATTCTGCGGTGGAATCCATGCAAGGTGCATTGACCGGTGAAATTGCACCGAGTCAGTTGGTGGATGCAGGTTGTTCCCTGGTACTTGTCGGGCACTCCGAACGCCGCCAGATAATGGGCGAGCGAGACGGGATGCTGAATCGCAAGTTCGCAGCGGCACAGGCATGTGGCTTGATTCCGGTGTTGTGTGTAGGGGAAACCCTCGAGCAGCGCGAAGCCGGAAAAACTCTTGAAGTTGTCGGGCGTCAGCTGGGCAGCATCATCGAGGAGCTGGGTGTTGGTGCCTTTGCCAAGGCAGTCATTGCTTACGAGCCTGTCTGGGCCATTGGTACCGGACTGACTGCAACGCCGCAACAGGCTCAGGATGTGCATAAAGCCATTCGCGAGCAGTTGGCGGCAGAGAATTCTGAAGTCGCACGAGGTGTGCGGCTTCTATACGGCGGCAGCGTGAAGGCGGCCAATGCGGTCGAACTGTTCGGCATGCCGGATATCGATGGGGGGCTCATTGGTGGAGCTTCCCTGAATGCAGATGAGTTCGGTGCGATTTGTCGCGCCGCGGGAAACTGA
- the secG gene encoding preprotein translocase subunit SecG: MLETVVVVFHLLGALGVVALVLLQQGKGADAGASFGAGASNTVFGSQGSSTFLSKFTAILAAGFFITSLGLGYFAKEKAHQLTQAGLPDPAVLEVPKQQQPASDDVPVLQEQKSATPATDVPPAQEQK; the protein is encoded by the coding sequence ATGCTGGAAACAGTCGTAGTCGTTTTTCATCTGCTGGGTGCATTGGGCGTAGTTGCTCTGGTTTTGCTGCAGCAGGGTAAGGGTGCGGACGCTGGCGCGTCTTTCGGAGCAGGTGCTTCAAATACTGTGTTCGGAAGCCAAGGTTCCTCTACCTTTCTTAGTAAGTTTACTGCTATACTTGCCGCCGGTTTCTTCATAACCAGCTTGGGGTTAGGTTACTTTGCTAAAGAGAAGGCTCATCAGCTGACTCAAGCAGGTTTGCCAGATCCAGCAGTGTTGGAAGTACCTAAGCAACAACAACCGGCTTCTGATGATGTCCCGGTGCTTCAAGAGCAAAAGTCGGCTACTCCAGCGACTGACGTACCTCCAGCTCAAGAGCAGAAGTAA